Proteins co-encoded in one Alphaproteobacteria bacterium genomic window:
- the ubiG gene encoding bifunctional 2-polyprenyl-6-hydroxyphenol methylase/3-demethylubiquinol 3-O-methyltransferase UbiG, with amino-acid sequence MRSTRTAESRKTSSAGPARLAGVAEGPSVDRAEVERFAAMAEAWWDPFGNFAPLHKLNPVRVGYVRDKACTRFDRDPTGDKPLKGLSVLDIGCGGGLLCEPIRRLGADVVGIDASEDNIAAAAAHARQSKLAIDYRVSSVEALAAEGRRFDIVLNMEVVEHVADVDAFFAASLAIVETGGILIIATLNRTAQSFALAIVAAEYVLGWLPRGTHDWRKFLRPSELAAHLRAHGGEIRELTGVRFSPLTDRFSIGPDLSVNYMALVERV; translated from the coding sequence CAAGACATCGAGTGCCGGGCCGGCCCGGCTCGCGGGCGTGGCGGAGGGACCGAGCGTCGACCGCGCCGAGGTCGAGCGATTTGCGGCCATGGCCGAGGCGTGGTGGGATCCATTCGGCAATTTTGCACCTCTTCACAAGCTCAATCCCGTGCGTGTCGGCTATGTGCGGGACAAGGCTTGCACGCGATTCGACCGGGATCCTACCGGGGATAAACCGCTCAAGGGGTTGTCCGTTCTCGATATCGGCTGTGGAGGGGGCCTCTTGTGCGAGCCCATCAGAAGGCTCGGCGCCGACGTGGTCGGCATCGATGCCTCCGAGGACAACATCGCCGCTGCCGCCGCCCACGCTCGCCAGAGCAAGCTCGCGATCGACTACCGGGTAAGCTCCGTCGAGGCGCTCGCCGCAGAGGGTCGGCGTTTCGACATTGTCCTCAACATGGAAGTCGTCGAGCATGTTGCCGACGTGGACGCATTTTTTGCCGCCTCGCTCGCCATCGTGGAAACCGGCGGCATCCTGATTATCGCGACGCTCAATCGCACGGCACAGAGCTTTGCCTTGGCGATCGTAGCCGCGGAGTACGTGCTTGGCTGGCTGCCGAGGGGGACGCACGACTGGCGGAAATTCCTGCGTCCCTCAGAACTTGCCGCGCACCTTCGGGCGCATGGCGGGGAAATTCGCGAGCTGACCGGCGTGCGCTTTAGCCCGCTCACGGACCGATTTTCGATCGGGCCGGACCTTTCGGTGAATTACATGGCTCTCGTGGAAAGGGTGTGA